One genomic segment of Tiliqua scincoides isolate rTilSci1 chromosome 6, rTilSci1.hap2, whole genome shotgun sequence includes these proteins:
- the NWD2 gene encoding NACHT and WD repeat domain-containing protein 2, whose product MWPSGGAGKLPGPRDSALRRAAFAGNVSALPLHLAPSGRSVRVFVSANPEDTVAERSALREHVYPKLREFCRENYGLEFQVIDLYWGVEPEEWDSPELQKTRMRLLEDCLKTSAGPCFVGLLGEKYGSIRVPGEVESSEFEMILDAAIEAKLETRILEEWYCRDENAVPPTYYLRPKSEMLRNNPNMMEASSNPTGENKWQEISEEIKMIFKTAVKILYEKGKMKHSQAKRYLSSAVEDEFDFALGKQTPAFLKKCVCYIRKIANIERFVKVQEMEKYMDVLQAGGKFMRDPEALEKLIKLRDEFVPTIVASSNLRVYTSVTHCDIKHGYTQEVESHYIEGLGKQFYEDMVDIIQATVQQNFDIERDWLYDEVLQHSSLCRTYSSFYEYKCDAMNFVRKYILPRKMGHINPLIIFGGPCTGKTLFLAEVAKKAYAWLKEEMGPESDPVVVIRFLGSTEMSTDLRNLLQSICEQLAVNYRCLVQNYPKKIHDLQDLFINLLNESSFHRPLVMIFDALEQLSDTDDARKLWWLPVHLPRSVRIIISTLPSKHGILQKLRCLIHDEDNYIELTSRDRKMCSQVLKHQLLRVKRKVTSGQQIYVNEAFSKCTLPMFVNLTFREVRNWRSHKDVDESSLCVTVHDSIEQTFWSLENSCGPRLLSRALGYITMSKSGLSEMELEDILALDNTVMFELSENIRQHNPLRVPYIYIARLKEGLIGYLIERQVKNVTLLVWANRHLQLIAQKMYLHNEEDIHEMHTVMAEYFLGVWSGGRRKSLYSEDQYLNGCLDSDSRSMNDEDKHIMDQTTFDRQSPDQPWVFQCNPLEPDIFFVNHRKMTELLHHLTRCGKTDDMLYGVIMNFSWLYTMIKIGQFDKALSDVELAYNYSQEKELKFLATTLRGIKYKVIKYPGTLSAELQQRLLPVVSSLPKLRQLLLECDKDGPKYCSIVPLHSSMDVTYSPERLPLASSCTQVTEILPTFNPSTVIVALENGSISTWDVETRQLLRQITTAQSVILGMKLTSDEKYLVVATTKNTLLIYDNQNSCLLSEVEIKGSKHGGISVGSSFINGFTLSVNHALSWLEASKDITVIDLLYGWPLYQFHCWYEVTCVQCSPDGMYAFCGQYLNTASIFHLGSGDKLATVTSEFSGGFVKFLLVLDTAQEMVMVDNEGGLSIWNTEDITNPQLTDDFDCRRGDSEFVSIELAEDQSAILICKALGIELLDTSGWKVTEKFRAKHNERFVSAVLSKNGDCIVASIENTSAIFVWRRDTGQCMASLQELSGNIVRLIKSNHHNMLLSLSTSGVLSIWDIDIITAMSNIDKTGKPIQRLVLPARGEVIYTLDGSEAIHKWNFGTGFIEAVFKHESLVENCVLTSTGELMVTSDNKCSQYVWHTGSGENLFRINGQRICQLLITHNDQFVVSLCEQNASRVWRLSTGHRVCNILVALQNAFITTANTFVVGMTKNKVLAVSLWTGSITKKFCCDDGISIVDIKLIPDCPDIVVFITSTETVNIWSLTEEVICRRVQLPNTFLKTLEDFEISPNGKLGILSRGDENINVLDLHSGKLRVVHASGIIWRQKLSRDGRYLVYICFRTGEEDDDNGAISILIVMRLADGKNIGACSLYKTPTFLALSQRHLNIIVGFDDGSIGTYTVVDRVDAALKIKIATSNSRQIFNNTAQVIRPKCHNYSFKATVDCIWRESTEVFARDSPITVTDPEASEATPTKKHNYCYDKVCSAIDCRGHGFTADH is encoded by the exons GTCATTGACCTCTATTGGGGAGTGGAACCAGAAGAATGGGACAGTCCAGAGCTCCAGAAAACTCGCATGAGGCTTTTAGAAGATTGCTTGAAAACATCTGCAGGTCCATGTTTTGTT GGCCTTTTGGGAGAAAAATATGGAAGCATCCGAGTACCAGGAGAAGTGGAATCATCGGAATTTGAAATGATTCTGGACGCTGCTATTGAGGCAAAACTGGAAACGAGGATTTTGGAAGAGTGGTACTGCAGAGATGAGAATGCAGTGCCCCCAACGTATTACCTCAGGCCGAAATCCGAAATGCTGAGGAACAATCCCAATATG ATGGAAGCATCTTCAAACCCTACTGGTGAGAACAAGTGGCAGGAGATATCAGAAGAAATCAAGATGATTTTTAAGACTGCAGTGAAGATTCTgtatgaaaaaggaaaaatgaaacaCAGTCAAGCAAAGAGATATCTTTCCTCTG CTGTTGAAGATGAATTTGATTTTGCCTTGGGAAAACAAACCCCAGCTTTCCTAAAGAAGTGTGTTTGCTACATTCGGAAGATTGCAAACATAGAACGTTTTGTTAAGGTCCAAGAGATGGAGAAATACATGGACGTACTTCAGGCAGGTGGAAAGTTTATGCGAGACCCAGAAGCTCTTGAGAAACTCATCAAACTCAGGGATGAATTTGTTCCTACCATTGTGGCTTCATCTAATTTGAGAGTCTATACTTCTGTTACACATTGCGATATTAAACACGGTTATACCCAGGAAGTGGAGAGCCACTACATTGAAGGGCTTGGCAAACAGTTCTACGAAGACATGGTTGATATCATCCAAGCCACCGTGCAACAGAATTTTGACATAGAGAGAGACTGGCTCTATGATGAGGTCCTCCAACATTCCTCGCTCTGTAGAACATACTCTTCATTCTATGAGTACAAATGTGATGCTATGAACTTTGTGCGCAAATATATTTTACCTAGGAAAATGGGCCACATTAACCCTCTTATCATATTTGGAGGACCATGCACTGGAAAAACACTTTTTTTAGCAGAAGTAGCAAAGAAG GCTTATGCTTGGCTGAAGGAAGAAATGGGACCAGAATCTGACCCTGTGGTGGTTATAAGATTTTTGGGATCCACGGAGATGAGTACAGACCTTAGGAATCTGCTTCAAAGTATTTGCGAACAGTTAGCAGTTAACTACCGATGCCTCGTACAAAACTACCCCAAAAAGATCCATGACCTTCAGGACTTGTTTATAAACCTTTTGAATGAGTCTTCATTTCATAGACCTCTGGTTATGATATTCGATGCCCTAGAGCAGCTTTCGGATACTGATGATGCCAGGAAGTTATGGTGGCTCCCTGTCCATTTGCCCCGTTCAGTGCGAATCATCATATCAACACTGCCGAGCAAACATGGAATACTGCAAAAACTCAGGTGCCTTATACATGATGAGGATAACTATATTGAGTTGACATCTAGGGATAGAAAGATGTGCAGTCAAGTTCTCAAGCATCAGCTGCTCCGAGTCAAAAGGAAAGTAACATCAGGACAGCAAATCTATGTCAATGAAGCTTTTTCCAAATGCACATTGCCTATGTTTGTAAACCTCACCTTCAGAGAGGTCCGAAACTGGAGATCTCACAAAGATGTTGATGAGTCTTCCCTTTGCGTTACTGTGCATGACAGCATAGAACAGACATTCTGGTCACTAGAGAACAGCTGTGGGCCAAGACTGTTGTCACGAGCTCTTGGCTACATCACCATGTCAAAATCTGGTCTGAGTGAAATGGAATTGGAAGACATTTTGGCTCTAGACAACACAGTTATGTTTGAACTAAGTGAGAACATCAGGCAACATAATCCTTTAAGGGTACCTTACATTTACATTGCAAGGCTCAAAGAGGGACTAATCGGATACCTGATAGAACGGCAGGTGAAAAATGTTACCCTACTAGTCTGGGCAAATAGGCACCTGCAACTTATTGCCCAAAAAATGTATCTTCACAATGAAGAAGACATTCATGAAATGCATACTGTGATGGCTGAGTATTTTCTCGGAGTCTGGTCAGGAGGCAGAAGGAAATCTCTTTATAGTGAAGATCAGTATCTTAATGGTTGCCTTGATAGTGACAGTAGGAGCATGAATGATGAGGACAAGCACATCATGGATCAGACAACTTTTGATAGGCAGTCACCTGATCAGCCTTGGGTATTCCAGTGCAACCCTTTGGAGCCTGACATCTTCTTTGTCAACCACAGGAAAATGACAGAGCTTTTGCACCACTTGACCCGATGCGGCAAAACCGATGACATGTTGTATGGCGTCATCATGAACTTCAGCTGGCTTTATACCATGATCAAAATTGGGCAGTTTGACAAAGCCCTCTCTGACGTGGAGTTGGCCTACAACTACTCACAAGAAAAAGAGCTAAAGTTTCTTGCAACCACACTTCGTGGCATAAAATACAAAGTGATAAAATATCCAGGGACACTTTCTGCAGAATTGCAACAGAGGCTTCTTCCAGTGGTCAGTTCCTTGCCTAAACTGAGACAGCTTCTTCTGGAATGTGACAAAGATGGCCCAAAGTACTGCTccattgttccattgcattcttcAATGGATGTGACCTACAGCCCTGAGAGGTTgcctctggcctccagttgcacTCAAGTCACAGAAATCTTGCCTACCTTCAATCCAAGTACCGTCATTGTAGCTTTAGAAAATGGATCCATCAGTACTTGGGACGTAGAGACTCGTCAACTTCTAAGGCAAATTACAACAGCTCAGTCAGTCATCTTGGGCATGAAGCTTACAAGTGATGAAAAATACCTCGTTGTGGCCACAACAAAGAATACCCTCTTGATTTATGACAACCAAAATTCCTGCCTATTGTCTGAGGTAGAGATTAAGGGATCAAAGCATGGTGGGATTAGTGTAGGCTCCAGCTTTATAAATGGATTTACACTGTCGGTAAACCATGCGCTGTCTTGGCTAGAGGCTAGTAAAGACATTACTGTGATAGATCTACTTTATGGATGGCCGCTTTATCAGTTTCATTGCTGGTATGAAGTGACTTGTGTCCAGTGTTCTCCAGATGGCATGTATGCATTCTGTGGACAGTACTTGAACACTGCGTCTATATTCCATTTGGGTAGCGGAGACAAGCTGGCCACCGTGACCTCTGAATTTTCTGGTGGGTTTGTCAAGTTTCTTCTTGTCCTAGACACAGCTCAAGAAATGGTCATGGTGGACAACGAAGGCGGCCTTTCAATTTGGAACACGGAGGACATCACTAATCCCCAGCTCACTGATGACTTTGACTGCAGGAGAGGGGACAGCGAATTTGTCAGCATTGAACTTGCTGAAGACCAAAGTGCAATTTTAATATGCAAGGCACTCGGAATAGAACTTCTTGACACCAGTGGGTGGAAAGTAACTGAAAAGTTCAGAGCTAAACACAACGAGCGCTTTGTGTCGGCTGTGTTATCCAAAAATGGTGATTGCATTGTTGCGTCTATTGAAAATACCTCTGCCATTTTTGTTTGGAGAAGAGATACCGGACAGTGTATGGCAAGCTTGCAGGAACTCTCAGGAAATATTGTCAGATTAATAAAATCAAATCATCATAACATGCTGCTCTCCTTATCTACCAGTGGTGTCCTTTCTATCTGGGATATAGATATCATAACCGCTATGTCCAATATCGACAAAACTGGCAAACCTATCCAAAGACTGGTGTTGCCCGCCCGCGGGGAAGTGATTTATACGCTTGATGGATCTGAAGCTATACACAAGTGGAACTTCGGCACCGGGTTCATCGAAGCCGTGTTCAAGCATGAGAGTCTTGTTGAAAACTGTGTGCTGACTTCCACTGGAGAACTGATGGTCACATCAGATAATAAATGCAGCCAGTACGTGTGGCACACTGGTTCAGGAGAAAATCTCTTTCGCATTAACGGACAAAGAATATGCCAGTTGTTGATAACTCACAACGATCAGTTTGTTGTCTCTCTGTGTGAGCAAAATGCTTCCAGAGTTTGGAGGCTGTCAACGGGCCACAGAGTTTGCAATATTCTCGTTGCCTTACAGAACGCATTTATAACCACCGCGAACACGTTTGTAGTTGGGATGACAAAAAACAAAGTGTTGGCAGTGAGTCTCTGGACCGGGAGCATAACCAAGAAGTTCTGTTGTGACGATGGTATAAGTATTGTTGATATTAAACTGATTCCAGATTGCCCCGATATTGTGGTCTTTATAACATCCACTGAAACTGTGAACATCTGGAGTCTTACAGAAGAAGTCATTTGCCGGCGAGTGCAGCTACCCAACACTTTCTTGAAGACTTTAGAGGATTTTGAAATATCGCCCAATGGAAAACTGGGAATTTTATCCCGCGGCGATGAGAATATCAATGTACTTGACCTTCACAGTGGAAAACTTCGTGTTGTCCATGCTTCTGGCATTATATGGCGGCAGAAGTTGTCCCGGGACGGCCGCTACCTTGTATACATTTGTTTCCGGACTGGCGAAGAGGATGATGATAATGGCGCAATCTCTATTTTAATTGTAATGAGGCTGGCAGATGGCAAAAACATTGGTGCTTGTTCCCTTTACAAAACCCCAACTTTCCTTGCACTTTCTCAGAGGCATTTAAACATCATTGTAGGCTTTGATGACGGCAGCATAGGCACTTATACTGTAGTGGATCGAGTGGATGCGGCACTGAAAATTAAAATTGCTACTTCAAATAGCCGGCAGATTTTCAACAACACAGCACAGGTGATTAGACCGAAGTGTCACAATTATAGCTTCAAGGCGACCGTGGATTGCATCTGGAGAGAATCGACAGAGGTCTTTGCAAGGGACAGTCCCATCACAGTGACAGACCCTGAGGCAAGTGAAGCAACCCCAACCAAAAAACACAACTATTGCTATGATAAAGTGTGTTCTGCCATAGACTGCAGAGGACATGGGTTCACAGCTGACCATTGA